CTGTATGCATTGTTTTACAGTctccaatttcatattttcctcTTCTTCGTTTAGTTTTTCAAACAATGGATAAAACTTACTCATAGTTGATTCATTTTCTACTTGGGTCACTCTATAATAActgatttaataattttttttaataaatttttaagaaaaaattttgaatccacCTCTATTTGTTTGTCTataaattacaacaaaattataggaaaaaataCATACCTGTGTCTTTCTTACTATAGTTTGTACGGCATTTGGTATCTTCAATCTGAACCTCCTCTTCAAAATTGTTTCTCTAGTATTAGGCAGTAAAATGACAGCGGCGGAGTACACTATAGCCAAACCAGAGAGTATTGCCAAAATGATGAACCAGAACcaaaggaaaatataaattttttcgttaAGAATATTCAACGCCAGTACACACAGAGCGTCATGTGTTTGAATTGTACCAGATGGACCAAATTTGTGGAAAGTACATTTTGTCACTCTTGGAAAAATGGCTACCATAGGATCCGTGCGATTTTCTTGGTTCATGTTTGAGAATGAAACGACGTCAGTACCATAAGTGAGGAATGCTCCACCAAGGAACTTATCAGTCATAAATATATTCAACATCTGGAAAAAAAAGAAACCATTATCTTCTTATAtctttatacttttattatatatgttCTCGatttaaatcattaattttttatagaaattatgttTCACGTTTAAATCTAACTTTTAtctttatcaacatattttgattaagaccTTATTAAGTAAAATTATCCCTAAACTAGTACAAATCTACGAAGACATAACGACGAAACCACTGGAGCTTAATTCCTTTAAAAACACATGAATTGCaacatgttttaaaaattacgcAAGACAAATTAATTCACATAAAGgtttgagaaaatttattatttatatttttatatgatttcaCGACGTATACTCGATTCTATTCTAGTAACATCAGATTCAGGTacttacaatatttttcattactctaaatattcttttgtaatttttttaaattttatagtaGTACCTAACCAATAATTTTGCAGCAATTACAAAAGGTTCGACATAAAAGCGGGGTCTTTGAACTTGGTTGTCGAACTTTATAACAGATAAGGAAGAGAATGAGTAATTTTATAACAGTAGTTAGAAGAATGAGTTGTAGTTTTCTTTTAGAAATgtacaaattcattattttttgtacaaagaAACAATAACtattggaaaattgaaaaaattcgcATACATCAAAAACTACAAGTAAATACGCAGTATGAAGTTTCAATATCGCTAAAAATTTTAAGAGATTGTCAGAATTTGACCCTTTATGTGCCATTAAAAAACTATTGACAAATATTCATGAATATTGGACATCGCTAATCAAAGATATATAAGTCATTGggaattcaaaattaaatgcgGGTTTTAAGAGTTGGTAAAGTAAACCATTTTAAGCAGATTTTGGGATTTTTGATTGAAgagtgttttcaaaatttttattgttgaaatctCTAAGAGCGATGCTAGAATGAATTGTGATTACTAAAAATGTAAATCTGTTCAAATTGCTAAAATGGAAATGATTTTCCTCGGGGGAACAGATTTTCCAATGTCGACTGCTATTTACCCAAGCCATGGTCTGTatataaacttgaaatatataaactaCTATAAAGCTTTACTATAAGATCATTATTCAAAAGAATCTTCACCAAGTACACTCGTTCTATCGAATTCTCAATCAATTTGCTATATCAACATTTATTTCAGAAACAcgaattcaatattaattgcaTCAGTAGAAATAGTgtttttcttcgaaaaaatGGTCTCTGTTGCTTTCTTTGTTCAATGTATTACATATTTCTAGAACTCGGAATATTGCAACGTGAATTTCAgctataattataaataacaattctgtAACATCATTTTAACCATTAATTTATACAACACATCACGTTTGTAAATTACTCggtataaatcaaaaaaatatttatttcataatctCGAGATAAAAGTATTCttagcaaatatttttatataaaaataaaaactgggttcagaataaagaaataaagaagatcAAACGcttttaattcatatttataattaattttgtattgtCGTCTTGAAATTGAACTGGAACCCACATACCAGACTaataataactgaaattttcaaacaatgaaaCAATCTAAATACTAAATAACCAGTAATTAACATGAACGTATCAACTTCCTATAAACCAACGTTctcaaaaactaaaaagaatcataacaatatttttttaatagtcaaTACAATATAGTTATTGTAATTTACGACCCCACGATAattacagtttattttttttacctttgcaATCATATTTAATGAAAGTTTTATTGAGTTTTGTTTCCTAAGCATAGCactataagaatttttaatattttctttttcaatttgagacattcccgtaaagtttaaattaacaaaaactgATTCCTTTGCTCCGCCgcaaaaaaactttcaatatggTCAATATAGTCTCCATCAAGTTTAGCACATGTCACTATGTCATATAATACTTCAGCTTTCCCTCATATATCCACCAAATCTTTGTGAAATTGCATTAGGATAAACTCTAAACTTTAGTGATAGATTGAGGGCGAAACAAAGGGATTGTATAAACTCATTAGAAACAattacaaacaattaaaaaatattcttatatctTCAGTTAATATCCTAAATAAAGAAAgctaaaaatatttgagaaataaaaacaCTCACCACGTTGACGAAATTCAAAGCTTCACAGAAGAAATATCCAAATGCATAGGAAGTATGCATGTGCATCGtttctattaaatattgtaCTAATCTATTTTGTCTATGTTCTCTCTCCGCTTTTTCACCTACGCCTACCATGGAACCTCGCATACCTTCTGTGATCATGCGAATTTTGCCTTGTTCCCAATTTTTCCATATCCAATGAGGAACGTAGAATAGAACGCCCTAGTAAAAATGAACACATTATAAAACACTCTATCAAGTCCTTTATATTGATGATTGTTAAGTATGTagtgaaatttattaatattttaccaatattttatacaattttacctggaaaaatagaacaaatggCACCCACTGGTAATAGCTGTGATACTTTTTATCCTGGTTTTCATTTCCTAGACCCGGATGGGCTACTTCAGTTCCAATTCGTTTTCCTTGTTCGTGGGGCAGCGTAAAAGTATACGTTATCCAACAAAACGTATTTATAACGTGACCGGGCACTCCTCTGTCGTTTATACATTGGATTGGGTCACCTGAAGagaaatattttctacaaaagttCTAGGgaaatcattaattattttggcTAATCTGACTAATACTAGATGAAAGGAAAGAAATGGATTCAAAGACGACAAATGAACACAAAACAGATATagaaaggaaaaggaaaaaaacttttctaaaaaccacatttgatttaaaatgcaatcgaaacaaattttttgagataaatactTATCTTAGTCTTTAAGAATAATTGAAATGATGGTTACGGATGATGACAAAGTTTAAAGTGATTGATCAATGAGATAAATTTCAGTGGTTCCTTTGTCCTTTGATATATACATATAGTCAATATTAGTCTTAACATTTTAAACTTATTCGCAATCTTAGAATTCCAGAATGCtgtgccatatcaaagttacatttttttaaatgaaatattcataacTTGCTTTATATAGTTAATtcggtaattattttttattataactaaacTTCATTGTGATTACAGCGTTTCCATTCGAACACATTTTGGTGCAAtttgaaaaacatgtaaaacaattaattttataaccGCTCCTAATAAaagattacaaaaatataaaaaaagctgAATACATTAATTTCAAGATAAGATGAAATTATACTAcctctacaaaatattttttatgacgattaCGGTATCGTATCGTCTTACAATTTACGtaacttatttttgaaaattttcaacttttatcaATTCAAGATGTGGCAATTCTAGGAATTTGATCACGGCCTAGGAACTAGTATATCGCGTCACTTCGTTAAAATTTGCCTAGCAAAGGAGATCTCTATTTCAGTTTTACTTCAAGCTTTAAGTATACATGTTTGGTTTGTGTGTGAGCGTATTTTTTCAAAGATACTGTTTTAGTGGTGCCGTGAAAATTAGTGATGCACATTACAGCGAAAAACGGCTGAATCTGGCACCACGAGAACGCTCTGGCTCATTTCTCATTGTTTGTATAAGAATTTTTGGTATTCCAACGATGCCACATCCACCCTGTACTCCCGATATATGCTACATGTTTATTTCCCAAGATGAAGTTACATCTGAAACGAATTCATAATTGTGATGTAGACGAGATCGAAGAAGTTGTTACCGTGGTTCTAACAAGTTAACTTCAGGTGACTACCAAATATGCTTTGAAATGATGGTGCTGGTGTTGTGTGAAGGtccgataataaaattttatgtgaaaCTTTATTTGCTTGTTTTTTATTGCTGAATTCCCGGAACTTGATTACCACACCTTGTAGATTGCTTACTAAAAATCGCAAGGTGTGATAAAAATACggtgaattatttcaataaaaaaaaggtaacatgaaatttgaatgaatcTCCTTCGTCTGATTGTCTAGCAATGCAAGTAACGTTAAATACATTACTGCTTTTTACGAAAGCTTCTTCCGGAATGACTTTTAACTGCTCCGTTGTGGTGTTTTTAATGTCAAACCTTTTTCATTTTCGGCCAAAAACTCTCGAATTTGTTGGTTCATTTTAAGATTCCTTTCCTCGCACATATTTTAGCAACGAATTGTTcactaatattttgaaaaatcaatcgCCTGTTTGATCGAACACTTTTTGTCGATTTTTAGAGTCGATGTATGTCCCGGATGTTCTTCTTTAACTGATGCATTTCTATTTCCATATTTCTTATACAACTTGAAAACATTTCGTGAgctttttttacaatttttatcaactttatttATGTTTCACGACATACGCTGCGAACACGATGTCACTAAAGCAGGTGTAGTAGCAGATTGACAAATCTATCTGTGCTTTTTTCAACATATGAAGGTATCAAGAATACTAGTTTGagcaaattgttgaaaaattattaattatagaaaCCGAACATTTACTTACCAATTAAATTGTTAGCGGTAACAATTATGCAACACAGAAACAATATAGCTGAAGTCACTCTATAATGTGCCCTAAATACCATGTTGTCAATCAACGCTTTGTCTACAAGGTAACGGACTTTGACAAAGCCCGCTACGGCTGATACCATTCCAAAAACAGACATCTTGAATTAGTAAGTAGTTGTGCCTGAAACAAAATTAAGATTTCATatagaatattaaatattaaaaaatcaaaaggcGCACAAATGTAAATTCCTGGATTGATACGGAGAAGaagttacaatattttttaagaatctGATGTTTCGTGTGCTgataaatcttgttttttacttagaaaaatacatttagaacaaaaatctttatcaattttgaatatgtATGTTTAAATTAGATTATTTGTCActtattcatcaaaataatcattttccagGTATAATACATTTCTACACTTTATTCACATCGTGTCAAAACGCTTCGAGTattcaaagtttaaaaaaagAGTCGCTTAGAATCAAATCTATATCTGGTTTAGGCAAAGATGTGTTTGGCAGTCAATATGCCTATCATTAATAGCTTTTCTAATAGTATTCCGGTAATTTGTTCCTCAACTTTTTATGGGTTGTTGGCGGGTCCAAGGCGGGTATAGTCATTAACCTGttttgtgtattatttttttgcttatttcgCTCCTGCGCGTGCAAAAGGAGGCAAGTCTAGAAAAGTGTGAAATGAGATAAGTTCGACATCCCAATTCTTCATCAGTGTTGTACAAACGGAGACAACTGTATACATATTCAACCGAAAGTGCTTTAGAATTAATAGTACTAAAAgagttatttaatttataattgtgaGAGTAGAGAAATGTCGAGATAACatactatatattttgtgtataTTTAAGTAGacaatatacaataatttttcttatactttGCTTTTCGAGCTAAAATATAGTGGATTAACGGATATATCAGAAGGGTGCGGTTATGTCTTCTAGCAGAACAAAATTGCTTTTGCTTTCGCCATTGGGTGAGGATATTAAGCTTGTCATACTAAATTCCACTACCTGCGGAGGTCAGAATAATAATTCTAATGTTGCTATAATTTTCTGATGCATTGAGCAATCGCGACAGCCACTTTGCGGATAGCTTGTCCAAAAGTAGCCTTTTATGCAAAACATAAACGCTCGTTGAGTACTATGGAACGGATTTATTAAACATTTCTGGAGTAGTTGCAGTACATGACGGTTCCGGACACTTAACACCATCCTTGTTAATTTGGCTACTTTTAAAAGCAGAGCACCACttacaaataatttcaaggGACTTGCAGTATAATATTCACCCAACTTTTCCTCGGTTTATTTGGTTAACTacgtgaaaaataatgtttcattaCCACTCGATATTCTTGTTTTGtcaaaccaccctcgtatatcctggtatatattcaatttttcttgtacTACTACAATAAATTCGTCTGCGCTTTTTTAGATCCAAATAATCTACTTTTATATCAAATCAAATGTTTGCGGTACATAAAGTGTGATAATATTTGAAGTCTGGTTTCCCTTTCCTCATTATATACACACACTTGCAAATGCTTTTGCGTTCAGTCAACAAtgattgatatataaaaaatttgatttattcgtATCGCTTCTTCAATTCgcacaaatatttttgataccattaatcaaataaagaaaaaacacatttcttgctatatattcaaatgaatcGTATGAAATCGTTATGGGTTACGTAtaagtgatattcatactgaaacACTGTAAATATTATCGTCTTCAGCTCCTTTGGAGCTCATGCACTTCTTCCGATTTTTCTTTCTcggttaataaaatattttaggaGGCAGGTAGGAATCGAAATAAGTTTAGCTGGaggtttttacaaaatttttgtgtaataTCAATTCGTTATTCTATAGACATTGTTGCAACAGTGGTTTGTCATGAACCGTTACGTAAATAAGTCTTCTGACAGACCGTGACCCACTAAAAACTACCAAAGGCCGATGTCCTTGGAAAAGTCAATCAGGCACGTTGACTTAAACCATTCacagatgacgtggtctgcaatttcttcctctttttcCAAGCTCCAGCGACATCCTGATCGTCCGTGATGGTATAGCAAGGAGATAGTGTCTTAGACTGATAAGACGGGCAGAAGGCCGATGTATGTGTGTCTTAGTTGGTCTCACGCTATATGTTTCAATTCTTTCCGTAGAGACTATCTTATGAGTAGACTTCTCAGCGATTTGGTAACTATACTTTCGGCTGTACCAAGAATGAAATCTGGGTCcttaatttattgtattatttttttagcgAAATAATATCCATGTTTAGAGAAGTTTGAAGTACTTCATTCAAAGTTCATCCTTAACACGTCTTGTTAGTTAATCGTCATATCTTGTAtgtaaattcatttaattatgGTTTTTACTATAATGTCACTCATTGATCTATTTCTTAACGATACTAAATTGTTTACAATGTTTGTTCtcattttctttgataatttgtCAATATTTGATAGGGACATCAAACAATGTCATAATGTATGAATAGTCAAGGTTGTCTAATTCACATActcattatattgaaattaacacGTGTTCTTGAATGATAAAGATAAACAAAGTACAAAAAGATCATTAAATACTAATATTACAACTTTCTTCATATCGATTACTTCCAATTCGTCTAAATGATCGTGTTAAGAGATACGATGTATTTAAGATGCaggttttttattaaaaaaaaatagaatccGGTATTTCCAAATAAACATTATATACTCTGATTATGCAACTTTAACTTTACCGTACAtactaaacaaataaatttattagagTCGACAATACTCATactaaaaagaaaacttttgcTCCGGCATAGTAATTTTTCGAAAGAAACTTTTTCTTCATACTGACAATATATGGTCTCAACAAATTGTAGCTACACCAAAAAATGCAACAACACTCActtttgtgaataaatttatctaaaaatgtCACATAATCTATGGATTATTAAAAGAATATGGAAAAGTAATGACATTTCTGGCTCTTGTCGACTGAATAAATTGGCAATTCGATGATATAATATTCAATCTTCATGTCaaaaattacatcaaaattaaattataatgcATTGTTTTGGCGCAAGTAGATCGGCAACAATTTGTGTTAACGGGGGTGGTGATATCACAGCTGTGAAAAACTAGTAGAATGGAAATTAATAGTAGTTACCGAAAGTTACTTAGACGATATAGATAAGTTACAaggaataaaaattgtagaagtaCTTTATAAGAAACACAATACAAAATACATCCAAGCACAACTACCTACTAGTTATAACGGGCAAAGAAAGTTCACTTGTAACTTTTAAAGCTGTATGAACATTCTGGGTTGACAAAAATAGGATATGATAATATATGATGGTTTTTCCCTGATAGTTGTAGACAAAGTGTAGTATTCTATTCGTAAGTAATGGGatattatttttgacaatattgaaCATGGCCAAGTTTGATTGTATGGTTTTTAGTTAttgtaaataatgtttaatacTTTAAATATGTTTAACACTCACCATCTTTAACTGTAAGTACAAATTGAACTGAAAAATTAAGGTGTATATGAAAAAATCACGAAGCCCTGTTCTACTCCCTCTCTCCCtcttcatttaaaattaatttatattttaaaaaatatataagaatccAAGAAACGGTGGATACTTCTAGTTAAAATGCAGCACACAGTTATTTTCTATTGACTGATTTCACTGTCATTTATATTAACAAGAATTTGCTGGCTGCGTAGTACCAAGAAAGATTATTATAGTAAAAACTCCGTTGTTGTTTATGTTTTATTTCCAGGTATTTTCTATTAGgttattatagtttatatttattaatctgtaaaacaatattttagtcATTTTGCTCTCTCGTATGCATATGTAAACtggaaacattttaattaaCGAAACACTAttcataaatgaatttttaaatattcaaaatgtcaGTTGCCTCAAAGTATAATTAATCCTAAACAGATAAAATATCAAGTATCAAGTTGAAGgcttaatataaagaataaaaattatgtatttgtGCTTAACAATCCAAATTGagctttttaataaaataaaaaatagactactacaaataacaaaatacatCTATTTGAATTAATTGTTTACGAGAATGGTCGcagaagtacttggcctgacctagagttggcggtaattgcttgaaaaataccactgtattagaaagtacataatctatccagcatgtttcaagtttgaagacgccacgttgctTAGTATTtctttggcagccatcaatagtgaacgtttgtGAATTTTTGACACAGCtctttcgttatcaacagtaaattATTGAGTAGCAGAGATTAAACGAAGCCGTTCGAGCTGCGAAGACCaacatcgcagtggtcgaccaaatgaggtgacgacttcaaaaatgttgaagataatccacaaagcggtactggatgatcttCGAGCAAAAGTGAGCGAGTTAGCAGACAtaataggcatttcaaaaagtgcggtacatcgcataataactgaaaatttgagaaagcTGTGCAAAAGATAGGTGCCGTGTTTACTCTCAATGGATCAAAAACAGCTTCGTgaaaatgtttccatcgagttttgCGCAGTTCCATAACCATGGAtggaacgtgggtccatcacttcacatccgaaacaaaagaacaatcaaaacaatggaatttAAAGAGAGAACTggttccaaagaagacaaaagacgttccatttgcaggcaaggtcatagcGTTAGATTTTTGGggtgcgcgtgggataatttccattgtctatcttgaaaaaagaaaaacggcgagtattatgcgaacttattgcaacgtttgagcgaagaaatctaAGAAACGGCCGTATTTGGCTTAAAagaaatgttgtttcatcaagacaatgcaccagttcacacatccGTTGTTGTTGCAATGGCCAATattgatgaattaaaatttgaattgatacctcatgcaccctatttcCCAGATCTAGCCCCTAGGATTGTTTTCTGCTCCCAAACTTGAATAAATGGATCGGTGGTCAAAagttttccaacaatgaagaggtgatgtcggctgtaaatggctattttgaggagcttgacgattcttattataagaagggtatcgaacttattgaacatcgctgggaaaactctatggagctaaaaggagattacgttgaaaaataaatatatttttttccaaaatttttgtgttttctttgtttgaaaaaggCGTATTTTGTTTCatacagaaaatttttattgattgaaataataatagagGTGTTTTCATTAATATAGGTCTTGTCAGCATTCGGTTTTTTCCAACCTGCTTATCTGGACCGTTCTTGGTACGGttattggaagcgtttaaataatattttcagcgCAATCTCCGGCTTTGCACGGTTCTGGTAAGAGAACTTGCGATCAACTAAGTATCGAAAAAACAAGTTACAAGATACCTAAGTTggttggaacacaaaacagatTCGTTAGTATAACTCTATTGTGCAGAATCGTCACCataccaaggacggtttttatatataaataattaaataaataattttactctAGACTTGTGTTAGGTCAAACTGCCGCGTTTAAATTCTTATAGAGCCTgaataatttcttgaaaaatattaatttttttgtctttaatataaattttaatctcGCATATTATGTGATATTGAAACGTTTCTACGGGCCGTCAGAGTAACACAACTAGTTAATGGAAACTCTGTTTTATGTACATACACGGAAAGTAGTTTATGGAGCCATTCAATAAATCTGTAGTTAAtagatttaaatatattagatgCTTGATCTccatttgaaaatcaatttatcaGAAAGTCAACTTTATCTACTATGCAATGAGTACCTGTACTCGCCGTTTATCGGACTCTCTTGGACCTCTAAAGACATCTAAAAACATCAATAAAAGTTCGAGCTATC
This portion of the Diorhabda sublineata isolate icDioSubl1.1 chromosome X, icDioSubl1.1, whole genome shotgun sequence genome encodes:
- the LOC130451674 gene encoding innexin inx3, translating into MSVFGMVSAVAGFVKVRYLVDKALIDNMVFRAHYRVTSAILFLCCIIVTANNLIGDPIQCINDRGVPGHVINTFCWITYTFTLPHEQGKRIGTEVAHPGLGNENQDKKYHSYYQWVPFVLFFQGVLFYVPHWIWKNWEQGKIRMITEGMRGSMVGVGEKAEREHRQNRLVQYLIETMHMHTSYAFGYFFCEALNFVNVMLNIFMTDKFLGGAFLTYGTDVVSFSNMNQENRTDPMVAIFPRVTKCTFHKFGPSGTIQTHDALCVLALNILNEKIYIFLWFWFIILAILSGLAIVYSAAVILLPNTRETILKRRFRLKIPNAVQTIVRKTQVGDFLLIHLLGQNTNQLVFSDILDEFVRRLSFGTDVLPSAPSTLEMSPIYPEIGKYKETEA